A segment of the Candidatus Sumerlaea chitinivorans genome:
GTCGCGTGAGGTTGATCCCGAATGGGAAACGCACTATTCACACGTGCAGGATGAGATCCGCACGGTGCGCGACGCCCTTGCGCTGGGCTTAAAGGATTACCTCAGAAAAACGGGATTTGCGCAGGTGGTGGTCGGGAATAGTGGTGGGATTGACTCGGCCACCGTCCTCACGCTAGCCACTCAGGCACTGGGGCAAGAGGCTGTCATAAGTGTATCCATGCCCGGCCCTTACACCAGCAACGAGACGCGTGCCGATGCGGCGGAGCTCGCGCGCCGCTTGGGGATTCGCCATCTGGAGATCCCAATCCAGGGGCCTTTCGATGCGTTTCAGGACCTACTGCAAGGAGAAACCGGCGCGCCACTATTTCATCTCTTCGCTGGGGATCGCTCACAGATTGACCGCCTCGCCAACGAGAACCTTCAGGCACGGCTGCGGGGCAACATCCTCATGTGGATTTCCAATGCCATTAAGTCGCCCAGAACTTTGGTGCTTTCCACGGGTAACAAAAGTGAATTAGCTGCAGGGTATTGCACCCTCTATGGCGATATGGCTGGAGGGCTCGCTCTCATCTCAGATGTTCCCAAAATGATGGTCTACGCGCTTGCTCGTTTCCTGAACGCTGAAATGAATCACCCCATTCCTGAGAGCATCCTCCAGCGAGAACCAACGGCTGAACTTGCGCCCAACCAAAAGGACACGGATAGCTTGCCGCCGTATCCGATTTTGGACGAAATCATTCGTCTCTACGTTGAAGAGCTCATGGGCCCTGAGGAGATTGTGGCGGCGGGTGTCGCTGACGAGGCTCTAGTTCGCAAAGTGATTCGCATGATTGATAACGCAGAATACAAGCGTGCTCAGGCCGCACCTGGTTTGAAGGTGACAAGTAAAGCTTTTGGATTTGGTCGGCGCATGCCCATTGCCCGCGGCTAAAAGTCTGAAGGTGGCTCAAAAGGGATCGGTGTCTTATTCCCGTATCACGTGGTTGGCAAACTGTTGAAAAGGTATGGACCATTTGCGTAGAAATCCGATTCATGAACCTCACGCCATTTACACGAAAAATTATGAGCGGTGACGAACTGTCGCAAGACGAAGCGCGACAAGTCGCCGAGGCTTTACTGAGCGGCGAGACCTCGCCCGTTCAAACCGCAGCGTTCCTAACCGCGCTTCATATGCGCGGAGAACGGCTGGGCGAAGTCGTTGCTTTCGCAGAAATCTTACGAGCACGTGCCGCTAAATTTGATTCTCCGAGCGAGCCCATTCTCGACACCTGCGGGACGGGCGGGGATCACGCCGGGACGTTCAACATTTCCACAACAGCTGCCTTTATTGCAGCCGGAGCAGGTGTGCGCGTGGCAAAACATGGCAATCGCTCCGTCACAAGCCAATGTGGGAGTGCTGATGTACTCCAAGCACTGGGAATCAACATCACATGCCCCCAATCTGTCATGGAGCGCGCCTTGCGTGAGATTGGGATCTGTTTCTTGTTCGCCCCCCAATACCACTCATCGATGCGTCACGTGGCGGACGTACGGCGCGAACTTGGCTTCCGTACGATCTTCAACCTGCTCGGTCCTCTCCTCAACCCGGCTCGCGCTCAACGCCAACTCATCGGTGTGTATAGTCGTTCCATTCAGCAACTCTACGCGGAAAGTTTGCGAGCCTTGGGTACGGAGCGGGCATTGGTGGTCCACAGTGACGATGGCATGGATGAAATCTCGACCTGTGCTCCTACCCGAGTCATCGAGCTACGAGACGGCAGAATCGAAACATTCGTAGTGGACCCTGCGGAATTCGGCATCCCTCGGGCGGAGTCCTCTGACCTCGCGGGTGGAGACGTGGCAACCAACGCATCCACGGTTGAGAAGATTTTGCGAGGCGAAGGGGGTCCGAAGTCGGACATCGCGCTTGTGAACGCCGCTGCGGCAATCTATGTCGGCGGACTTGCCGCATCGATTGCGGAGGGGTTATCCCTTGCCAAGAGAGCCATCGAAAATGGGGCGGCGTGGCAAAAGCTTGAAGCCCTACGCGAGATTACGAAGGGATAGCAACACACATGATCCTCGATGAAATTGTTGCATATAAAACAGAGTTTGTTGCCCACGCAATGCGACAGCGGCCACTGCTGGAGCTGCGCTCGGCCATCGCGGATCTGCCGCCTGCTCCTGACTTTGTGGCAGCCTTGCGCGCTAAGGACGACATCCCACGGGTCATTGCGGAAGTAAAGAAGGCTTCCCCGTCGAAAGGCGTAATCCGCGAACAGTTCGACCCCATCGCAATTGCGCGTAGCTACGCTGAGCACGGGGCGGCAGCAGTTAGCGTGCTCACGGATGAGGCGTTCTTTCAGGGACACCTCGACCACTTGCGTGCCGTTCGGCAAGCGCTCCCCACTATGCCCCTCCTGCGAAAAGATTTTACGATCCATGAATATCAGATCTACGAAGCGCGTGCTTCGGGCGCCAGCGCTGTCCTCCTGATTGTCAGCATTCTCGATAAATATCAGCTGCGTGATTTCCAAGCATTGGCGGCCGAGCTTGGGCTGGCTGCACTGGTTGAAGTGCATTTTGAAAAAGAGGCCGACCTCGCAGCCGAAGGAGGCGCACGCTTACTCGGCGTGAACCATCGCGATCTCAGGACGTTTAACGTCGACATCACTCGAACCGAATCCATCCTTCGTTTGCTTGGGGCGGAAAGAGCAAACTTCACGATCGTGGCGGAAAGCGGAATCCAAACCCCTGAAGACGTGGTTTATTTCGCAAAATTAGGGGTAGATGCCATGCTCATAGGGGAACAGTTTATGAAGCAACCCGATCCCGGGGAGGCACTGGTACAACTCTGCACTCGGGCACGGGCTCTAGTGAGAGAGGCGAAATTGGACTCGGCTTCCGAGGATGGTCGCTGAAACGGTGTCAGACACGAAACCAATCGTTATCACTGGCGCGAGCGGACACACCGGCATGCGCCTCGCCAAGCGACTTGTCGAAGCGGGTCGTTGCGTGCGAGCAATTACTCGCGATCCCGCGGTGATTCCACTGGCTTTGCGGCGACGTATGGAAATCCGGCGCTGTGACCTGACAGTCCCGGAGGAGGCCCGATACGCTGTCAGGGGAGC
Coding sequences within it:
- a CDS encoding NAD synthetase — its product is MKIALCQINTITGNIEYNVRRICEELGYARQCGARLAIFPELAIVGYPPKDLLEYNFFVNRASSALSIIQDKCNTLGIDCICGALHTNFFGGKKELLNAAAFIRANAGIEFTFKKLLPTYDVFDEHRYFEPCPGHIASPLCSYPEENLRIGISICEDIWNDPQFWKDERLYEYDPIESLIRNGANLLVNISASPFVIHKPLRRLEMLRHTARRWQVPVLMVNQVGGCDQIIFDGGSVVVLPDGTVDASAGWFKERTIIWDTASREVDPEWETHYSHVQDEIRTVRDALALGLKDYLRKTGFAQVVVGNSGGIDSATVLTLATQALGQEAVISVSMPGPYTSNETRADAAELARRLGIRHLEIPIQGPFDAFQDLLQGETGAPLFHLFAGDRSQIDRLANENLQARLRGNILMWISNAIKSPRTLVLSTGNKSELAAGYCTLYGDMAGGLALISDVPKMMVYALARFLNAEMNHPIPESILQREPTAELAPNQKDTDSLPPYPILDEIIRLYVEELMGPEEIVAAGVADEALVRKVIRMIDNAEYKRAQAAPGLKVTSKAFGFGRRMPIARG
- a CDS encoding Anthranilate phosphoribosyltransferase, whose protein sequence is MNLTPFTRKIMSGDELSQDEARQVAEALLSGETSPVQTAAFLTALHMRGERLGEVVAFAEILRARAAKFDSPSEPILDTCGTGGDHAGTFNISTTAAFIAAGAGVRVAKHGNRSVTSQCGSADVLQALGINITCPQSVMERALREIGICFLFAPQYHSSMRHVADVRRELGFRTIFNLLGPLLNPARAQRQLIGVYSRSIQQLYAESLRALGTERALVVHSDDGMDEISTCAPTRVIELRDGRIETFVVDPAEFGIPRAESSDLAGGDVATNASTVEKILRGEGGPKSDIALVNAAAAIYVGGLAASIAEGLSLAKRAIENGAAWQKLEALREITKG
- a CDS encoding Indole-3-glycerol phosphate synthase, with the protein product MILDEIVAYKTEFVAHAMRQRPLLELRSAIADLPPAPDFVAALRAKDDIPRVIAEVKKASPSKGVIREQFDPIAIARSYAEHGAAAVSVLTDEAFFQGHLDHLRAVRQALPTMPLLRKDFTIHEYQIYEARASGASAVLLIVSILDKYQLRDFQALAAELGLAALVEVHFEKEADLAAEGGARLLGVNHRDLRTFNVDITRTESILRLLGAERANFTIVAESGIQTPEDVVYFAKLGVDAMLIGEQFMKQPDPGEALVQLCTRARALVREAKLDSASEDGR